From Brassica rapa cultivar Chiifu-401-42 chromosome A06, CAAS_Brap_v3.01, whole genome shotgun sequence:
CTTCGCCAACTTCTTCTCTAATCTCGACATTGGCACCATCCAAGGTTCCAATCAAAATGCAACCGTTCATAGAAAACTTCATGTTGCTTGTCCCACTCGCTTCCATCCCAGCGGTACTGCGGAGACAAGACAACCCTTAGTCTTCAGAAAGTGGCAGAGTGTCATTGATTGATTATAACTAATCCTTATTGTTCCTCATGTCAAGATTTGTTGCTAAGGTTCTTCATGATAAAAGATATCGACTAGTCTATTTATCTCAATTTCAGTGTTTCAGCCTCATGTGAGTTAGCCAAATAAGCTGTACCTGATGTGCTGAGAAAGCTCACTTGCTGGAATGAGCAACTCAGCAACACTGACATTGTAATCAGGAACAAAGATAACCTACATGGTAGTCAACAATTCTGATTAGCAGTTTGAAAGATAGGAAGGTTGTCTGTTCAGAATATGACAGCATGTAAAAGTACATATAATAACAGGTCAATTACCTTGAGCAGGTCACCTATTTCTGGATCATTGTTAATAGTAGAACCAACATCTGTGATGAATTTCACAATCCTCTTGGCTTGCAAATATGTGGCAAATGCTTTTCCCCCAAATATGCAAACTCTTGGAACAAAGGCCTTCTCCCTTTCACTTGCACTCATCTCCTTCATCTTTTTGTAGCGGTAAACAATTCCCAAGATGTTAAGCAGTTGTCGCTTGTACTCGTGGATACGTTTGATCTGCAGTAGttttcaatacaaaaaaaacaataaaattttccTATTTGACTAGATGATAAAGAAAGCTTCTAATATTTGCCATTCAAAAGATTCATTGGGAACCTAACGGTAAACAAGATCCTCTTGAACTGACCTGAATGTCGAACATTGCATCCGGGTTGACAGTATATCCGGTTCTTTCCTTGATTAGTGATACAACCTTtaacttgttcttcttctttgctgCCCTCCACTCGGATTGAAGAGCTTCATCATCTGCAAACTGGAGAAAGACCGCACACCTGTGTCTTACTATAAAGATAACAGCATGGCAAACAACATTGAATCTCATTAAGCGCATACCTTTCTTAGTTCCGCAAGCTTTTCAGTATTTAAGACCCAGTCTTCTGTGCCTATCCAGTTAGTTATAATATCACTTAGGTATGGGTTGCAAAAACGAATCCATCGCCTTGGTGTTACTCCGTTGGTCTTATTCTGGAATTTGTCTGGCCACAACTGCAACAAATATACAATGTTCAACAATGAGGCACATTATAAAGCATTATGCTTCACTGGTTAGAATGTTTACCTTAACGAATTCATTAAAGACATCCTTCTTCACTATTTCACTGTGTATCTCTGCAACTCCATTAACAGCATGACCTCCCACAACAGCTAGGTTGGCCATACGGACCATCTTTGGTAGTTTAACTGTCGGTTCTGGGATAACCTCTACTTCctcttcttgttcttttttCACCACAGTTTGAGCATCTTCTTTAGACTCTTCAGTGTTTTTTGCAGtaactgtttttttctttggctTCACAATCACATCTGCAAAGGCAGAAGGCAACTCGACGTTTTCTAAGATCCTCATTGCCTTCAGTTTCTCCTTGAGTAAGTCAGGATCCTCGGTGCCATACTCAGAAACAATTGTGCTAACTAGCTGCAATACATGAAAGTGCAAAATTAGACCAGATAcgattgaaacaaaaaaaaaaacaaatagaagAGATATTTGATGTTGTTCAAGGATCACCTCCTCATCAATCATTTCAATAATCTCCACATGACGAGGTAGCAATTTCCCCATAAGGTCTAAACTCCACTTCTCCAGTGCCTCAGGCAAGACTGTATGGTTTGTGTATGCCACAGTCCTAGAAACATTATTAAACTATTCAGAAACACATTGCAGGTTTAAAAACGTTAAACTATCTTTATTTAAGATGTACCTCTGTGTGATCTTCCAAGCGTCCTCCCAGCTTAGTCCTTTCAAATCCATTAGAATCCTCATTAGCTCAGGAATGCATAAGGTAGGGTGAGTGTCATTCATCTGCACTGCAACCTTCTCTGGAAATTCCTCCCAGTTAACCCTTCCTCCAGACCTTGTCTCAAAGCGTGCTATGATGTCTTGGAGCGAGGCTGAGCACAGAGTGTACTGTTGCTTCAGACGAAGAGCCTTTCCTTCATTTGACTCGTCTCCGGGATAAAGCACGTAGCAAATCTAATTCCATTACGTGGGAACAGAAGAAAATTTTCAGCGTTTTTAGCATTGATGTTTGCAGGCTAAGAGAAGAGTACGAAAGAGACGGACCTTTTCAGCGTTAAATAGAGCTTGTGCTGCCTCAGTATGCTTCCCAGAGTTATAAGAAGACAAATCAAAATCTGCTGAAGGGGCTTTTGTTGACCAGAGACGTAGATTGATAGTAGTCTTAGTTTTGTAGCCAGGTATTGGAACATCATAAGCAACGGCCACAATGTCTTCTCCACCAATCCATTGTTTCTTACCATCTGATCCAGAAACCACTTTTCCATAGAACTTGACAGGATAGGAGACATCATTTCTGACTATTTCCCAAGGATTGCTTAGCTGAAACAAAGAGGTAAGTCCACTGTTCAGCATTGCTTTGAGGGAGTACAAATTAGGATATAGTGTTCAATAGCAAAACGCTGTCTGTGAGAAagaataaaagaagaagaagacctcAAGCCAATCTTCTGCAGCTTCCTCCTGTCCATCTTTTGTGATTCTTTGTTTGAACAAGCCGTACTTGTATCTAAGTCCATAACCCCATGCCGGATAATTCAAAGTTGCCATGGAATCCAAAAAGCAAGAGGCAAGTCTCCCGAGCCCCCCATTGCCAAGTGCAGGATCTGGCTCCTACAGATTGCAAGTGGAGAGTTTAGCATCTCAGCACATATAAAGAAAGATAAAATCTCTGAGACCAAGCAACAAAATTGCAAAGACTACAAGCTGTTAAAATTTGTAGTAACCCACATTTTGACAAGATCAATCTCCAATAATTAACATGTTTCACAACTCACCTGACTAGCTACGCTTTCCAAATCAAAGCCTAGACTCTTCAAAGCGTCAGCATAAGCGCCAGTAAGCCCAAGGTTCCCCACTGCATTCGATAGGGCTCTACCCTACACAATGGGAGAAGATAGTTAAGATAACAAAGATTGCTGACAGtcaaaagaaaacacaagtaGAGAGTCAACTCAAAAGAAAACCTGTAAGAACTCCATTGACAAATAGTAAGCCTGTTTAGGATTCACCCTGTTGTAATACTCATAAGTGGCGTTCCAGTTAATGATAAGAGCGTCCCTAACACTTTGCGCAGTAGCAAAGAAAGCCTTAGGCAACTCAAACTTCTCCGGAGAAAACAAAGGCGTGAACTCGGAGTGGTACTTGATGCTCGATGCCACAGAAGCAGCGTCTGGACCAAACGGACTCAAAGAGCTAAAGCCTTCTGCATTCAATCACACAAAGTCATTCATCAACACTTAAAATGATTTAACTTCACATCCCCAACACATTCACTATAAACTCTAAAGTTACAAACTTTAATTCCAACATTCACTATGAACTCTTAAAGTTATAAACTTTTATTCCATCATTCATTATAAACTCTAAAGTTATAAACTTGGACCTTGTTCGGAATCGATAACTACGTCGGCGACCTTCTCCTTAGGCTCGCTAGAGACAGCTTTCACCGAGGGAAAGAGTGTTTTCTTCGGTGATAGTCGCCAGGTTCTGCTCCTCGCCGGGAACATCCTCGTTCTTCTCCATCTTCCATTGTCGCAGCGACGACCAACGAGGCTAGACAAGGCATTGTGATGCATCAAACTCTCAGCTCCGCTCGATACGCCGGAGATTCGCATCGTATCCATCTTTGATCTATCTCTGGAGAGAGTACACTGGAGTTGGCTGAATCTTATCAGTCTCAGTGATCACTTATTATGAGTGATCTGAGATTGACCACGACACGTGGTGAATGTATCTACGTGTCATTGTTTGATTGGATGTTTGGAACTGTACTTACCCGTGACAGGTCACGTTTTTTCAGTGCGTTCTGGTGGAGCAATGTGTGCTGTTGTTTATTTAGTGTTTAAATCAAATAGGTTGAATAGTCAAACtaatcatatattataattatataaatgatgCTTAGAACTTAGAACCAGTTTAATCAAATGCTTTCTTTGTTTACTAAATGTATAAAGCGAGTTGGTTCAAGAGTAAATCTTATTAAAAATAAGTTAGGTTCGATCGTATATGTGATTTATAAATGATGTCAAAATAACTTTTAACCGTATCGATTTTATTGGCGTAACTAATTATAGCCGAGtaagtaaaatattaattaaaaataaatgaaataaatataatataattttttaagaagatctattataaaaaaaattcacatatgaaaaaatattgtaaCTTCTGTTTTAGTTAAAGATACAATgatatttttctattaaaattttaatggtaaagttagttaaaatagaaataaaatataatacaaaaagGGTTTAGGCAAATTTCCATTTAACTAATGGGAAAGAGAAAAAAGTAAAGATTGTTTCTTTTTCCCTGTCCTCTTATATATACATTCATCACCCCTTTGCTGTCTATCTGGTTGCTTGAAAAACACTATCCTACTATTCAGAAGTAAGAAGTTGAACAAGCTCTTGTTCCATCCCGAGACTCCTCCTCTCTCTCAAAGATGGCGCTGGAGAACATTGGTGCTTGCAACCGTAACGATGAGTTTTACAGGTACAAGATGCCTATGATGGTTACCAAAACTGAAGGCAAAGGTAACGGCATCAAGACCAACATTGTCAACAACGTCGACATTGCAAAGGCCTTGGGGAGACCTGCATCTTACACTACCAAGTTCTTTGGTTGTCAGCTTGGTGCTCAGTCCAAGTTTGATGAGAAGACCGGGACTTCACTTGTGAATGGATCTCACAGCACGCCTAAGCTTGCTTCTCTTCTGGAGGCTTTTATTAAGAGGTATGTTCAGTGTTATGGGTGTGGGAACCCTGAGACtgagattattattattaatacaaCAAAGATTCAGATGGTGAACTTGAAGTGTGCTGCTTGTGGGTATATCTCTGAGTGTGACATAAGGGATAAACTGACTACGTTCATTCTGAAAAACCCACCGGATGCCAAGGAGGAGGCCAAGGATAAGAAAGCTATGAGGAGAGCTGAGAAGGAGAGGCTTAAAGAAGGTGAAGCAGCTGATGAGGCCCACAAAAAGCTTAAGAAGAAAGCACCTTCTAACGGGAAGGAGAAGGCGTACAAGAACCATGCTTCTG
This genomic window contains:
- the LOC103875081 gene encoding alpha-glucan phosphorylase 1 isoform X2 yields the protein MDTMRISGVSSGAESLMHHNALSSLVGRRCDNGRWRRTRMFPARSRTWRLSPKKTLFPSVKAVSSEPKEKVADVVIDSEQGFSSLSPFGPDAASVASSIKYHSEFTPLFSPEKFELPKAFFATAQSVRDALIINWNATYEYYNRVNPKQAYYLSMEFLQGRALSNAVGNLGLTGAYADALKSLGFDLESVASQEPDPALGNGGLGRLASCFLDSMATLNYPAWGYGLRYKYGLFKQRITKDGQEEAAEDWLELSNPWEIVRNDVSYPVKFYGKVVSGSDGKKQWIGGEDIVAVAYDVPIPGYKTKTTINLRLWSTKAPSADFDLSSYNSGKHTEAAQALFNAEKICYVLYPGDESNEGKALRLKQQYTLCSASLQDIIARFETRSGGRVNWEEFPEKVAVQMNDTHPTLCIPELMRILMDLKGLSWEDAWKITQRTVAYTNHTVLPEALEKWSLDLMGKLLPRHVEIIEMIDEELVSTIVSEYGTEDPDLLKEKLKAMRILENVELPSAFADVIVKPKKKTVTAKNTEESKEDAQTVVKKEQEEEVEVIPEPTVKLPKMVRMANLAVVGGHAVNGVAEIHSEIVKKDVFNEFVKLWPDKFQNKTNGVTPRRWIRFCNPYLSDIITNWIGTEDWVLNTEKLAELRKFADDEALQSEWRAAKKKNKLKVVSLIKERTGYTVNPDAMFDIQIKRIHEYKRQLLNILGIVYRYKKMKEMSASEREKAFVPRVCIFGGKAFATYLQAKRIVKFITDVGSTINNDPEIGDLLKVIFVPDYNVSVAELLIPASELSQHISTAGMEASGTSNMKFSMNGCILIGTLDGANVEIREEVGEENFFLFGAKADEIVNLRKERAEGKFVPDPIFEEVKQYVRSGVFGSNYDELIGSLEGNEGFGRADYFLVGKDFPSYVECQEKVDEAYRDQKRWTRMSILNTAGSFKFSSDRTIHEYAKDIWNIKQVELP
- the LOC103875081 gene encoding alpha-glucan phosphorylase 1 isoform X1 — its product is MDTMRISGVSSGAESLMHHNALSSLVGRRCDNGRWRRTRMFPARSRTWRLSPKKTLFPSVKAVSSEPKEKVADVVIDSEQEGFSSLSPFGPDAASVASSIKYHSEFTPLFSPEKFELPKAFFATAQSVRDALIINWNATYEYYNRVNPKQAYYLSMEFLQGRALSNAVGNLGLTGAYADALKSLGFDLESVASQEPDPALGNGGLGRLASCFLDSMATLNYPAWGYGLRYKYGLFKQRITKDGQEEAAEDWLELSNPWEIVRNDVSYPVKFYGKVVSGSDGKKQWIGGEDIVAVAYDVPIPGYKTKTTINLRLWSTKAPSADFDLSSYNSGKHTEAAQALFNAEKICYVLYPGDESNEGKALRLKQQYTLCSASLQDIIARFETRSGGRVNWEEFPEKVAVQMNDTHPTLCIPELMRILMDLKGLSWEDAWKITQRTVAYTNHTVLPEALEKWSLDLMGKLLPRHVEIIEMIDEELVSTIVSEYGTEDPDLLKEKLKAMRILENVELPSAFADVIVKPKKKTVTAKNTEESKEDAQTVVKKEQEEEVEVIPEPTVKLPKMVRMANLAVVGGHAVNGVAEIHSEIVKKDVFNEFVKLWPDKFQNKTNGVTPRRWIRFCNPYLSDIITNWIGTEDWVLNTEKLAELRKFADDEALQSEWRAAKKKNKLKVVSLIKERTGYTVNPDAMFDIQIKRIHEYKRQLLNILGIVYRYKKMKEMSASEREKAFVPRVCIFGGKAFATYLQAKRIVKFITDVGSTINNDPEIGDLLKVIFVPDYNVSVAELLIPASELSQHISTAGMEASGTSNMKFSMNGCILIGTLDGANVEIREEVGEENFFLFGAKADEIVNLRKERAEGKFVPDPIFEEVKQYVRSGVFGSNYDELIGSLEGNEGFGRADYFLVGKDFPSYVECQEKVDEAYRDQKRWTRMSILNTAGSFKFSSDRTIHEYAKDIWNIKQVELP
- the LOC103875081 gene encoding alpha-glucan phosphorylase 1 isoform X3, which encodes MEKNEDVPGEEQNLATITEENTLSLDAASVASSIKYHSEFTPLFSPEKFELPKAFFATAQSVRDALIINWNATYEYYNRVNPKQAYYLSMEFLQGRALSNAVGNLGLTGAYADALKSLGFDLESVASQEPDPALGNGGLGRLASCFLDSMATLNYPAWGYGLRYKYGLFKQRITKDGQEEAAEDWLELSNPWEIVRNDVSYPVKFYGKVVSGSDGKKQWIGGEDIVAVAYDVPIPGYKTKTTINLRLWSTKAPSADFDLSSYNSGKHTEAAQALFNAEKICYVLYPGDESNEGKALRLKQQYTLCSASLQDIIARFETRSGGRVNWEEFPEKVAVQMNDTHPTLCIPELMRILMDLKGLSWEDAWKITQRTVAYTNHTVLPEALEKWSLDLMGKLLPRHVEIIEMIDEELVSTIVSEYGTEDPDLLKEKLKAMRILENVELPSAFADVIVKPKKKTVTAKNTEESKEDAQTVVKKEQEEEVEVIPEPTVKLPKMVRMANLAVVGGHAVNGVAEIHSEIVKKDVFNEFVKLWPDKFQNKTNGVTPRRWIRFCNPYLSDIITNWIGTEDWVLNTEKLAELRKFADDEALQSEWRAAKKKNKLKVVSLIKERTGYTVNPDAMFDIQIKRIHEYKRQLLNILGIVYRYKKMKEMSASEREKAFVPRVCIFGGKAFATYLQAKRIVKFITDVGSTINNDPEIGDLLKVIFVPDYNVSVAELLIPASELSQHISTAGMEASGTSNMKFSMNGCILIGTLDGANVEIREEVGEENFFLFGAKADEIVNLRKERAEGKFVPDPIFEEVKQYVRSGVFGSNYDELIGSLEGNEGFGRADYFLVGKDFPSYVECQEKVDEAYRDQKRWTRMSILNTAGSFKFSSDRTIHEYAKDIWNIKQVELP